The Thiosulfativibrio zosterae genome has a window encoding:
- the acpS gene encoding holo-ACP synthase encodes MIVGIGTDIVEIERITQVYQRQGEAFAKRLLSKTELLELAKHRFPERLLAKRWALKEAVSKALGTGISQGVCFHDMTIAHQASGQPYLILTDKTLEKANSLGITHWSISVSDEKNHAVAFVIAENQTL; translated from the coding sequence ATGATTGTTGGCATCGGCACTGACATTGTTGAGATAGAACGCATTACCCAGGTGTATCAACGCCAAGGGGAAGCGTTTGCCAAACGCTTGCTCTCAAAAACAGAACTGCTTGAATTAGCCAAACACCGCTTCCCCGAGCGATTACTTGCCAAACGCTGGGCTTTAAAAGAAGCGGTTTCTAAGGCTTTAGGCACTGGCATTAGCCAAGGCGTTTGTTTTCATGATATGACCATTGCCCACCAAGCATCTGGCCAACCCTATCTTATTCTGACCGATAAAACGCTTGAAAAAGCCAATTCACTGGGCATAACGCATTGGTCAATCAGTGTCAGTGATGAAAAAAATCATGCCGTAGCATTTGTCATTGCTGAGAATCAAACTTTATAA
- a CDS encoding DUF6858 family protein, which translates to MKQSIFKEKYPIFTLEISKEECKFANVPAILDFLAAQIDAHAKAVNIARFDHYSHTKNINGEINPAILDAQNIILCFGMQLPGAEPVAVRPRSIGVTEFADKFVVNFMEAPNPIANETMEAWVKQLVK; encoded by the coding sequence ATGAAACAATCTATTTTCAAAGAAAAATACCCAATTTTTACCTTAGAAATTTCTAAAGAAGAATGTAAGTTTGCCAATGTGCCTGCTATTTTAGATTTTCTAGCCGCGCAAATTGATGCTCATGCTAAGGCAGTTAATATTGCCCGCTTTGACCATTACAGCCACACTAAAAATATCAATGGTGAAATTAACCCTGCTATTTTAGATGCGCAAAACATCATTCTTTGTTTTGGGATGCAACTGCCAGGTGCAGAACCTGTGGCTGTTCGCCCTCGCTCGATTGGTGTGACTGAGTTTGCAGACAAATTTGTCGTCAACTTTATGGAAGCCCCTAACCCTATCGCCAACGAAACCATGGAAGCATGGGTTAAACAATTGGTCAAATAA
- a CDS encoding DUF445 domain-containing protein yields MDKSFLTNLIAFFILAAGLILENSLLIWVGLFALSGALTNALAIHMLFEKVPGLVGSGVIPARFEAFKAAIKHLMMSQFFTQENIDRFMSNSNTAMPTLQLAPVIEKVNLEPAFDKLVEVIMQSSFGSMLSMFGGACALTPLKEPFVINLKESLIEMTEKAEFHELLKQEVDQPSVMSSIQSKVANIIDARLEELTPQVVKEMVQNMIHEHLGWLVVWGGVFGGLIGALSVLIPYFWSY; encoded by the coding sequence ATGGATAAAAGTTTTTTAACCAATTTAATTGCCTTTTTCATCTTAGCAGCCGGTTTAATCCTTGAGAACTCTTTGTTAATTTGGGTTGGTCTATTTGCCTTGTCTGGTGCTTTAACCAATGCTTTAGCGATTCATATGCTGTTCGAAAAAGTACCAGGCCTGGTCGGTTCTGGGGTTATTCCTGCGCGTTTTGAGGCTTTTAAAGCAGCGATTAAACACCTAATGATGTCGCAGTTTTTTACTCAAGAAAATATTGATCGATTCATGAGCAACTCAAACACTGCAATGCCAACGCTGCAGTTAGCGCCTGTCATTGAAAAAGTGAATCTTGAGCCAGCCTTTGACAAACTGGTTGAAGTGATTATGCAGTCTTCTTTTGGCAGTATGCTTAGCATGTTTGGTGGAGCATGTGCTTTAACGCCTTTAAAAGAACCTTTTGTGATTAACCTAAAAGAGTCTTTGATTGAAATGACTGAAAAAGCAGAGTTTCACGAGTTGCTCAAACAAGAAGTTGATCAGCCTTCGGTGATGAGCAGCATTCAATCTAAGGTTGCTAATATTATTGATGCTCGACTTGAAGAATTAACGCCGCAAGTGGTTAAAGAGATGGTTCAAAACATGATTCATGAACATCTGGGTTGGCTGGTGGTTTGGGGTGGCGTTTTTGGTGGTTTAATTGGGGCCTTGTCGGTATTAATTCCCTACTTTTGGAGTTATTGA
- the pdxJ gene encoding pyridoxine 5'-phosphate synthase, with product MHPIFLGLNIDHVATLRQARGTRYPDPIKAALDAEMAGADSITLHLREDRRHIQDHDVARISAMRQTKVNLEMAATQEMLDIALQFHPEDVCLVPEKREELTTEGGLDVAGQQPWLTEVCAKLAEIGSRVSLFIDPDKTQIDAAKAVGAPVIELHTGTYAELEKPAEIAAELQRIREAAVYAKSIGLVVNAGHGLHYHNVQAIAAITEIEELNIGHAIIAQAVFSGLPSAVSEMKRLMVEARQQAYLG from the coding sequence ATGCATCCTATTTTTCTTGGGTTAAATATTGACCATGTTGCCACACTTAGACAAGCACGAGGCACCCGTTACCCAGACCCGATTAAAGCAGCACTTGATGCAGAAATGGCAGGGGCAGATAGCATTACACTGCATTTAAGAGAAGACCGCCGTCATATTCAAGACCATGATGTGGCACGCATCAGTGCCATGCGTCAAACCAAGGTCAATTTGGAAATGGCGGCCACTCAAGAAATGTTAGACATTGCTTTGCAATTTCACCCAGAAGATGTCTGTTTAGTGCCAGAAAAACGCGAAGAGTTAACCACCGAAGGCGGCTTGGATGTGGCTGGTCAGCAACCTTGGTTGACAGAAGTCTGTGCAAAATTGGCAGAAATCGGTTCAAGAGTCAGCTTGTTTATTGACCCTGATAAAACACAAATTGACGCGGCAAAAGCGGTGGGCGCACCGGTAATCGAGTTGCATACCGGTACCTATGCTGAACTGGAAAAACCTGCCGAAATTGCCGCTGAATTACAGCGCATTCGTGAAGCGGCCGTTTATGCCAAATCGATTGGTTTAGTGGTTAACGCGGGTCATGGTTTACATTATCACAATGTGCAAGCCATTGCCGCCATCACCGAAATTGAAGAGCTCAATATTGGTCATGCCATCATTGCCCAAGCCGTTTTCAGTGGTTTACCTTCGGCCGTTTCAGAAATGAAGCGCTTGATGGTTGAAGCAAGACAGCAAGCTTACTTAGGTTAA